The Patagioenas fasciata isolate bPatFas1 chromosome 3, bPatFas1.hap1, whole genome shotgun sequence genome contains a region encoding:
- the NDUFAF7 gene encoding protein arginine methyltransferase NDUFAF7, mitochondrial isoform X1: MALLPARRALLAVALGPAGCHRLPRHHGNRCLSRPPGAGGEPEAKGPGRASAMLRHLLLKLRATGPVTVAEYMREALTNPGEGYYTRRGGIGESGDFVTSPEISQVFGELIGIWYISEWIAAGKPKAFQLVEMGPGRGTLTDDILRVFKQLASLLSKCDVSIHLVEVSPKLSEIQAQMLTGGKVQSNPEDKSVYMKGISKTGIPIFWYRDIQDVPLGYSFYLAHEFFDALPIHKFQRTEKGWREVLVDIDPEVPDQLRFVLSPSSTPATQNFIQPEETRNHLEVCPEAGVIIQNLACRIEKGGGAALVADYGHDGTKTDTFRGFRNHKLHDVLSAPGTADLTADVDFSYLRKMTQGRTATLGPIKQREFLKNMGIDLRLQVLLQNSCDTATREQLLHSYDMLMNPKKMGDCFSFFALLPHHRFARPDKKHKPESESPLPPVAGFSELLLK; this comes from the exons ATGGCCCTGCTGCCCGCGCGCCGCGCGCTCCTCGCCGTCGCCCTGGGCCCCGCTGGCTGCCATCGGCTCCCCCGCCACCACGGTAACCGCTGCCTTTCCCGCCCCCCAGGAGCGGGGGGCGAGCCGGAGGCCAAGGGGCCCGGCCGGGCCTCCGCCATGCTGCGGCACCTGCTCCTCAAGCTGCGGGCCACCGGGCCGGTGACGGTGGCCGAGTACATGCGGGAGGCGCTCACCAACCCCGGCGAG GGTTACTACACGCGCCGCGGCGGCATCGGCGAGAGCGGGGATTTTGTCACCTCCCCTGAAATCAGTCAGGTGTTCGGAGAG TTAATAGGAATATGGTACATTAGTGAATGGATAGCCGCAGGCAAACCTAAAGCGTTCCAGCTGGTGGAAATGGGCCCAGGGAGGGGCACTCTTACTGATGATATATTGCGG GTCTTCAAGCAGCTTGCCTCTTTACTTAGTAAATGTGATGTCTCTATTCATCTGGTAGAAGTGAGTCCCAAACTCAGTGAGATCCAAGCGCAGATGTTGACAGGAGGGAAGGTGCAGTCAAACCCTGAGGACAAGTCTGTTTACATGAAAGGCATTAGCAAAACGGGAATTCCCATTTTCTGGTACAGAGACATTCAAGATGTGCCACTAG GTTACAGTTTCTACTTGGCACATGAGTTTTTTGATGCCCTACCAATACATAAGTTTCAG AGAACAGAGAAAGGCTGGCGTGAAGTGTTGGTTGATATAGATCCAGAAGTTCCTGACCAGCTGCGGTTTGTCCTGTCACCATCCAGTACCCCCGCGACACAAAACTTTATTCAG CCTGAAGAAACAAGAAATCACTTGGAAGTGTGTCCCGAGGCTGGTGTCATCATTCAGAATCTTGCCTGTCGTATAGAAAAGGGTGGTGGGGCTGCACTGGTTGCCGATTATGGTCATGATGGAACGAAAACTGACACTTTCCGG GGTTTCCGAAATCATAAACTTCATGACGTGCTGAGCGCTCCAGGTACGGCAGACCTGACAGCAGATGTTGATTTCAGCTATCTTCGAAAGATGACACAGGGAAGAACAGCTACATTAGGCCCCATAAAACAACGggagtttttaaaaaacatgggCATTGACCTCCGATTGCAG GTGCTCTTGCAGAATTCATGTGACACAGCAACTCGTGAGCAGTTACTTCACAGCTATGATATGCTGATGAACCCCAAGAAGATGGGGGACTGTTTCAGCTTTTTTGCCCTGCTGCCTCACCACAGATTTGCACGTCCTGACAAGAAACATAAGCCAGAATCAGAGTCTCCGTTACCGCCTGTTGCTGGATTCAGTGAACTCTTACTGAAGTAA
- the NDUFAF7 gene encoding protein arginine methyltransferase NDUFAF7, mitochondrial isoform X2: MLRHLLLKLRATGPVTVAEYMREALTNPGEGYYTRRGGIGESGDFVTSPEISQVFGELIGIWYISEWIAAGKPKAFQLVEMGPGRGTLTDDILRVFKQLASLLSKCDVSIHLVEVSPKLSEIQAQMLTGGKVQSNPEDKSVYMKGISKTGIPIFWYRDIQDVPLGYSFYLAHEFFDALPIHKFQRTEKGWREVLVDIDPEVPDQLRFVLSPSSTPATQNFIQPEETRNHLEVCPEAGVIIQNLACRIEKGGGAALVADYGHDGTKTDTFRGFRNHKLHDVLSAPGTADLTADVDFSYLRKMTQGRTATLGPIKQREFLKNMGIDLRLQVLLQNSCDTATREQLLHSYDMLMNPKKMGDCFSFFALLPHHRFARPDKKHKPESESPLPPVAGFSELLLK; the protein is encoded by the exons ATGCTGCGGCACCTGCTCCTCAAGCTGCGGGCCACCGGGCCGGTGACGGTGGCCGAGTACATGCGGGAGGCGCTCACCAACCCCGGCGAG GGTTACTACACGCGCCGCGGCGGCATCGGCGAGAGCGGGGATTTTGTCACCTCCCCTGAAATCAGTCAGGTGTTCGGAGAG TTAATAGGAATATGGTACATTAGTGAATGGATAGCCGCAGGCAAACCTAAAGCGTTCCAGCTGGTGGAAATGGGCCCAGGGAGGGGCACTCTTACTGATGATATATTGCGG GTCTTCAAGCAGCTTGCCTCTTTACTTAGTAAATGTGATGTCTCTATTCATCTGGTAGAAGTGAGTCCCAAACTCAGTGAGATCCAAGCGCAGATGTTGACAGGAGGGAAGGTGCAGTCAAACCCTGAGGACAAGTCTGTTTACATGAAAGGCATTAGCAAAACGGGAATTCCCATTTTCTGGTACAGAGACATTCAAGATGTGCCACTAG GTTACAGTTTCTACTTGGCACATGAGTTTTTTGATGCCCTACCAATACATAAGTTTCAG AGAACAGAGAAAGGCTGGCGTGAAGTGTTGGTTGATATAGATCCAGAAGTTCCTGACCAGCTGCGGTTTGTCCTGTCACCATCCAGTACCCCCGCGACACAAAACTTTATTCAG CCTGAAGAAACAAGAAATCACTTGGAAGTGTGTCCCGAGGCTGGTGTCATCATTCAGAATCTTGCCTGTCGTATAGAAAAGGGTGGTGGGGCTGCACTGGTTGCCGATTATGGTCATGATGGAACGAAAACTGACACTTTCCGG GGTTTCCGAAATCATAAACTTCATGACGTGCTGAGCGCTCCAGGTACGGCAGACCTGACAGCAGATGTTGATTTCAGCTATCTTCGAAAGATGACACAGGGAAGAACAGCTACATTAGGCCCCATAAAACAACGggagtttttaaaaaacatgggCATTGACCTCCGATTGCAG GTGCTCTTGCAGAATTCATGTGACACAGCAACTCGTGAGCAGTTACTTCACAGCTATGATATGCTGATGAACCCCAAGAAGATGGGGGACTGTTTCAGCTTTTTTGCCCTGCTGCCTCACCACAGATTTGCACGTCCTGACAAGAAACATAAGCCAGAATCAGAGTCTCCGTTACCGCCTGTTGCTGGATTCAGTGAACTCTTACTGAAGTAA